A genomic stretch from Chloroflexota bacterium includes:
- a CDS encoding CoA-binding protein: MTLDLGRWRDPAVAARILTEFHVWAVVGASPDPERASHGVTRSLLRFGYEVIPIYPRKTTIHGLATMPDLRTAAAERPTDSPIEVVDIFRASHRAGAHVNEAIEIGAKAVWLQLGVWDEEAAERADAAGLLVVMDRCPAIDYPQLGLR; this comes from the coding sequence ATGACGCTCGATCTGGGGCGCTGGCGCGACCCCGCCGTTGCGGCCCGCATCCTGACCGAATTCCACGTCTGGGCGGTCGTGGGCGCATCGCCCGATCCGGAGCGGGCCAGCCACGGCGTCACGCGCTCGCTGCTGCGCTTCGGATACGAGGTGATCCCGATCTACCCACGCAAGACGACGATCCATGGCCTCGCCACGATGCCGGACCTGCGCACCGCGGCGGCGGAACGGCCGACCGACAGCCCGATCGAGGTGGTTGACATCTTCCGCGCCTCGCACCGTGCGGGAGCGCACGTCAACGAGGCGATCGAGATTGGCGCAAAGGCGGTCTGGCTGCAGCTGGGGGTCTGGGACGAGGAAGCCGCCGAGCGGGCGGATGCGGCGGGACTGCTGGTCGTGATGGACCGTTGCCCCGCGATCGACTATCCGCAGCTGGGGCTGCGCTGA
- the ruvA gene encoding Holliday junction branch migration protein RuvA: MIGSLRGPVTHVGQEFVLVELGGVGYRVVAGPSLLARLRLGSEARIFVHHLVREDQQALFGFASPEELAFFELLMTVTGVGPRLALAITSAHAVTKLQLAIVTDDADLLTSVSGVGRKTALRIILELKEKIHAAGIAAGGGASTDSDVVAALESLGYTASEARRAAGAVAGSEDGLDLRIKAALQELARSR; the protein is encoded by the coding sequence ATGATCGGCTCCCTGCGCGGGCCGGTCACGCACGTCGGCCAGGAGTTCGTCCTGGTCGAGCTGGGCGGCGTCGGCTATCGGGTCGTCGCCGGTCCTTCGCTGCTCGCCCGCCTGCGGCTGGGGAGCGAGGCGCGCATCTTCGTCCACCACCTCGTGCGCGAGGATCAGCAGGCGCTCTTCGGCTTCGCCTCGCCGGAGGAGCTCGCCTTCTTCGAGCTGCTGATGACCGTGACCGGGGTTGGTCCACGGCTTGCACTCGCCATCACCAGCGCCCATGCGGTGACCAAGCTCCAGCTGGCCATCGTCACCGATGACGCGGACCTGCTGACCTCGGTGAGTGGAGTGGGACGCAAGACAGCTCTTCGCATCATCCTGGAGCTGAAGGAGAAGATCCACGCCGCGGGGATCGCTGCCGGCGGGGGAGCGAGCACGGACTCAGACGTGGTCGCCGCCCTCGAATCGCTGGGCTATACCGCTTCGGAGGCGCGCCGCGCCGCCGGGGCGGTGGCCGGAAGCGAGGACGGCCTCGACCTGCGCATTAAGGCAGCTCTCCAGGAGCTGGCCAGGTCCCGATGA